The Candidatus Nanosynbacter sp. HMT-352 genomic interval TGTTCCATGATTTTGTCGATCAATTCGTAGCCGATCTCTTTATGGGCCATTTCGCGACCTTTATAGACCACTTGTATGCGGACTTTATGTCCGCCCTCTAAAAACTTACGGATCTTCTTCAGTTTAACCTCTAGGTCTCCGGCCCCTATCTTTAGACCGAAGCGCATTTGCTTTAGGTCTCCAGATTTGGCTTGACGCCGATTCTTCTGTTGATCCTTCATTTTTTGATACTGGTACTTACCCCAGTCAATGATTTTAGCAACTGGCGGATTGGCGCCTGGCGATATTTCAACTAGATCGAGATTCATGTCGTTGGCTTTATTTAAGGCCTCCTTAAGGGGCATGATTCCGAGCTGTTCGCCATCAGGACCAATTATCCGCAGTTCTCTTGCACGGATTGCTCCGTTGATACGGATTGATTTATTAATCTCTGGCTCTCCTTTTTGAAGCAATTTTAGATTAACTCAGTTGCTATTGTAACAGAGATGCTTGTTATTTTCAAGAACAATAATTAACCTATGTTAATCTGTCTGTATTGTAGGCTTTCTGCTATGTGTGGAACTTCTATAGACGTGGATCCTTCTAAATCTGCGATAGTGCGAGAAACTTTTATGACCTTAAAGTAGCTGCGAGTGCTTAAATCTAGTTTTTTGGCTGCGTTCGTCAAGAAGGTTTTTGCAGATTCTGAGATTGATGTAATTTTGTCAACGTTACTACTTGGAATGTCATTGTTGTATTTATAACTACACTTATATCTGTCTCTCTGAATGGAGTAGGCTTTATGTATCTCAGATAAAAATGTCTCTTGTTGTGATTTTGTCGACATTTTATTATT includes:
- the infC gene encoding translation initiation factor IF-3, which produces MLQKGEPEINKSIRINGAIRARELRIIGPDGEQLGIMPLKEALNKANDMNLDLVEISPGANPPVAKIIDWGKYQYQKMKDQQKNRRQAKSGDLKQMRFGLKIGAGDLEVKLKKIRKFLEGGHKVRIQVVYKGREMAHKEIGYELIDKIMEHLSEDAILEQKPQMAGRNLSVVIRSK